Sequence from the Catenuloplanes indicus genome:
CCGGCTGGACGCCAAGAAGTACAAGAACCCGATCCTCGCCTCCTCCACCGACGGCGTGGGCACCAAGCTGGTCATCGCCCAGCAGCTGAACATCCACGACACGGTCGGCATCGACCTGGTCGCCATGGTCGTCGACGACCTGGTGGCCTGCGGGGCCGAGCCGCTGTTCCTGCTGGACTACATCGCCTGCGGCGAGGTCGAGCCGGAGAAGGTCGCGGAGATCGGCGCCGGCATCGCGGACGGCTGCCGCTACGCCGGCTGTGCGCTGCTCGGCGGCGAGACCGCGGAGCACCCCGGCGTGCTCCGCCCCGACGAGTACGACCTGTCCGCCACCGGCGTCGGCGTGGTAGAGGAGTCCGAGATCCTCGGCCGCGACCGCGTCGAGGTCGGCGACGTCGTGATCGCGATGCGCTCCTCCGGCCTGCACTCCAACGGCTACTCGCTGGTCCGCCACGTGCTGCTCGGTGCCGGCCGCATGCGCCTGGAGACCGTCGTCGAGGAGTTCGGCCGCCAGCGCACGCTCGGCGAGGAGCTGCTCACCCCCACCAAGATCTACGCCAAGGACTGCCTGGGCATGATCGCCGAGTGCGAGGTGCGCGCCCTCGCCCACGTCACCGGCGGCGGCATCCCCGGCAACCTGGTCCGCGTACTCCCCGACCACGTCGACGCCGTGGTCAACCGCTCCACCTGGAAGCCCCAGTCCATCTTCGAGCTGGTCCAGGCCAAGGGCCGGATCGAAGACCCGGAGATGGAGTCGACGTTCAACATGGGCGTCGGCATGTTCGCCATCGTCTCCGCCGCCGACGCCGACCGCGCCCTCGCCTTCCTGGCCGGCCGCGGCGTCGACGCCTGGCACGCCGGCGAGATCATCGAGGGCACCGGCACCGTACAGATGATCGGCCAGCACACCCGCGGCTGACGCCCTTCCCGCAATCCGCACCCCAGGCCGGGAGCCCGAAGATCAATCTTGATCTTCCCGCTTCCGGCCTGGTCTTTTTCCGACCGCATCGCCCTTGGCCGGCCGGTAGCGCTCGCCCCACCGCCACGAAGACCAAAGGCACCTTCTCGATCTTCCCGCTTCCGGCGTGGTGCCGTTCCGAGTGCTCCCGCGGGCAAACCTCGCCGCCCGGCAAGACTCCGCCGGCGCTCCGCTTGCCGCCCGGCATCGGAGCCGGCCCCGCACGCCACCGGAGAAAACCACGCACCCCCGCCCCACCACAGCCTCCGCCACGCGGCGCGAGTTCCATAGGGTGGCCGGACCCCTGCGACGCGGCGCGAGCCTCGTGGGTTGCGGCATCATCGGCGTGGCTTCTGCGGCGCGGTTCGGTGGGTCGGTGCGGCATCCTCGGCGGACGCGACCTGCCGTGGCTTCTGCGGCACGGCGCGGATTCGGTGCCGTGGTGCGGCATCTGCGGCGTGGTTCTGTGGCGCGGCGCGGGCTCCATGGGTGGTTGCGACATCTCCGGCGTGCTTCTGCGGCGCGGCGTGGGATTGGGTGGGGTAGTGCGGCGTCCTCGGCGGGGCCTCCGTGGCGCGGCGCGAGTTCCGTGGGGGTGGATACGCGAGCTTCGGCGTCGGTGCTGCGGCCCGGCGTGGGTTCCGTCGAAGTGATGCCGCATTCCAGGCGTGGCTGCCGCGGCGCGGCGTGGCTTCCGTGGGTGGTGCGGCAGCATCCGGCAGGGCTTCCGCGGTGCGGCAGGAGTTCCGTCGGGTGGCGGGGCATCCCCGGGCGCGACTTTTGCGGCGCGAGTTCCCTCGGGACGTGCGGGTAACGTTGGCCGGTTTGCGCGGCGCGGCTGGGGCGTGCCTGGTGCGCGGTATGCGCGGCGCGGCGGCGACATCCCCGGTGCGGTATGCGCGCAGCCCGGCGTGGTGTGCGCTGCGGGGCCGTGGCGCGGCGCGGCGATGGCACCGCGCCGCGATGCCCCAGCGCGGGATGTGCGGCACAACGCGGGATCTGCGGCGCCGAAAGGGTTTGCCTTGACCACCGCGAAACCGGCAGGGAGGAGCGCCAGCGACGACCGGTGCCCGCGGGAGCACTCGGAACGCCACCGCCCAGGAAGCGGGAAGACCCGCCCCTGAGGTTTTGATCATTGCTTTCATCTGGCGGTCACAGCACACGGCCGGCCGTGCGGTCGGCGAGCATCCGACCCGAAGACGGCATGACCGGGCGCGCTGGTCACCCGAGATATCGGTATGTCGCGCCCGCGGTTGCACGTCGCCCGCGGAACGCGCCGCCTACGGCCTGAGTGACCGATCCGTGGAACGAATAGCGGTCTACTTCAATTCTTGATCTCCCTTTGCTCACTGTTTGATCACTTAGGGTTCCGGAGGCAGAACGGGCACCGACCGCCGGCATTCGCGATGTCGGCCTCCGATCCGTTACGCGGAAATATCGGGCCCGGTGGTCCGGGCCCTCGACGGCGGTGCCAGGGGCCGACGGGAAACCATGCCGGTCGGCCTTGCGCGGGTTGCGTGGTTGGTCACCTTCGGGCCGGCCGGCGCAACCGCGCCCGGCCGGCGCACGTCATAACCGGAAAGGGCCCGGTCGGCGTGCCCCGGTGATCCTCCGGATACACGACGGGGGCTTCACCCGGCTGGAC
This genomic interval carries:
- the purM gene encoding phosphoribosylformylglycinamidine cyclo-ligase; the protein is MTHVTERANDAADGDRQPWQAGAGRNRGKRTVTYADAGVSIHAGERAVELLKNKVRRASRPEVMGDLGGFAGLFRLDAKKYKNPILASSTDGVGTKLVIAQQLNIHDTVGIDLVAMVVDDLVACGAEPLFLLDYIACGEVEPEKVAEIGAGIADGCRYAGCALLGGETAEHPGVLRPDEYDLSATGVGVVEESEILGRDRVEVGDVVIAMRSSGLHSNGYSLVRHVLLGAGRMRLETVVEEFGRQRTLGEELLTPTKIYAKDCLGMIAECEVRALAHVTGGGIPGNLVRVLPDHVDAVVNRSTWKPQSIFELVQAKGRIEDPEMESTFNMGVGMFAIVSAADADRALAFLAGRGVDAWHAGEIIEGTGTVQMIGQHTRG